A window of Sphingobacterium kitahiroshimense genomic DNA:
TCATCTTCGATCAACGGTATATTTCGTTCTGTAAGCATCTTCACCAGTTCGATTTTGTTTTCTTCTGGCATAAGACTGCCTAATGGATTACTGAAATTTGCGGTGAAGCAACATACATCTATTTTAGAAATAACTTTCTTTAATGCGTCCATATCGATCCCAGAAATCGGATGGGAAGGTATTTCGATCACATGAAGTCCAAGTGACTTGGCTATTTGAATTGTCCCGAAGTATACAGGTGTTTCCATTGCGATCGTATCACCTGGCTTTGTCACGGCTAACAAACAATTAAAAATAGCATTCATGGCTCCGGAAGTGGTCACCAGATCTTCTTCAGTAAGTTGTCCTTCAAACTCCATGCTCCATTTAGCGATGCTTCTTCTTAAATTGATACTTCCCTGCGCAGGTTCATAACTGGTCCCACCGTCGTCAAGTTTTCGTATCACATTCACAATTCCTTTATTTAGTTTTGCTATCGGTAGCATACTTTGTGCAGGAACGCCTAAAGAGAACTGTGTCAGATCTTCCTTCTTTAGCGAGTTATAAACTTTATCAATAAGATCTTCCTGGTCATGCTCATTATTCGGGGCTTGTAATCGGCTAACTGAGGGAAGTGATAAACGTCGTTGCGCTATTTTACTTACAAAATAACCGGATCGAGGTCTAGATTCAATCAGAGACCTGCTTTCTAACTCTAGAAAGGCCTGTTTAACCGTATTGATACTCACATGATACATC
This region includes:
- a CDS encoding PLP-dependent aminotransferase family protein, which codes for MKKESLYLKIAHIIEEQIVSGTMQLGDKLPSLRVVQKMYHVSINTVKQAFLELESRSLIESRPRSGYFVSKIAQRRLSLPSVSRLQAPNNEHDQEDLIDKVYNSLKKEDLTQFSLGVPAQSMLPIAKLNKGIVNVIRKLDDGGTSYEPAQGSINLRRSIAKWSMEFEGQLTEEDLVTTSGAMNAIFNCLLAVTKPGDTIAMETPVYFGTIQIAKSLGLHVIEIPSHPISGIDMDALKKVISKIDVCCFTANFSNPLGSLMPEENKIELVKMLTERNIPLIEDDLYGNLYFGTNRPKPCKAFDEAGIVMWCGSFSKTLAPGYRVGCVAPGKFKKKIIRQKLLQTISTPVLYQEVIADFMEHGRYDHHLQNFRNKLYSNCFQYQRAIEEYFPDNTKISQPQGGFVLWLELDKRINTASLFDKAIRQNISFAPGRMFTLQDRYHNCMRLNFALEWNDRIHADLKRLGTIVKNAF